In the genome of Synergistaceae bacterium, the window CCCTTGAAACGGACGGCAAAGCTCAGAATTTCGACGTGGCCAACAGAGAAATTCTGCGGGCTCAGGACGTCATTCGCGAACTCATGGTGACGCTCAACACCGAAAAGGGCGGCGACATGGCAAATGGGCTGATGCGCCTCTACGACTACATGTACCAGCTTCTGGTGGACGCCAACATCAAAAAAGAGCCCAAAAACATTGTTACCGTACGGACGATGCTGGAGGACCTGAAAGAGACCTGGGAGCAGGCTCTGATGAAGCTGCTGAAGGAATATCAGACGGCTCACCCCGAAGACGAAGAAGTGAAGACCGCCGTCAGGGACATCCCGACGCCTTCCGTTCCGTCTGAGAGCAGGAGCGCGCCCGCCGGGGGACTGAACATTGCGGGATGATGTTCTGACGCAGGTAACCAACCTTCTGACCCGAGAACTGGGAATATATCAGACCCTGCGCAGGATGGTGGGACGAGAACTGGAGGCCATCATCCTCAATGGGGATATGGAAGAATTGCTGGCTATTTTGCAGGAAAAACAGGAAATCATTTCTCGGCTGCAGCTGCTGTCGGATACCTGGGCGGATGCCCTGCCTTCCATGGGTCTGGAGGAACTGCGGGGGACGGATGGTTTTTGGGAAACGCTGTCGTCTCTTTTCAGTGAAGAGGATTCCGCCACTTTCCAGAGCGTTCTCACGGAAACGAGAAACGCCGCCGAAGACCTGATGAAGGCCGAGAAAAACGTCCAGGAAGAACTGGAAAAACACGTGCAGTCCCTCCGAACCAAAATGTTGCAGATTAACCACGGCCGATCGGCCTGTATCGGCTACGCGAAAATGGGGGGAGGAAAGATTGAGCAGGGTAACGGGGATTCCGATTAAAATTTTTTCCGCCAGATCGTTTTCGGTGTTCCTGATTTTGCTTTTGTCTCTTCTCAGCCCCTTATGCGCCCGTGCCGCAAACGTCGACAGCACCGCTGAAGTCATTTCAGAAGACGAGGGGATAGAGGACCCTCAACTGGCCAGGGAAAGAAAAATAGGCCGCAGAACGGTTCGTCAGATCGAAGCCCGGTGGGAGCTGATTGCAGACCCCGCCCGTCTTGCGCATCTGACCATGATTCTGAACAAACTGGAACCTCACATGAAACGCAAAATCCCCTACGAGCTGCGCATCCTGCGCATGGATGTCCCCAACGCTTTCTGCCTCCCCGGGGGGTTCATTTTTTTTACGTCAAAGATGCTGGACCAGTTGCACTCGGATGCCGAAATTGCCGCGGTCATGGCCCATGAAATGATTCACGTGGATCAAAGCCACGGGCTGAAAATGGCCGCGAAATCCAACAGGCTGAGCCTCGCGGCGCTGGCCGCCGCAGTGCTCAGCGGAGGAGCGCTGGCCCCCGTGGTTATCGCCCAGGTCGCCCAAGTCGCCATGACCAGCGCCTACAGCATCGAATTCGAAAAAGAAGCCGACAGTATGGGACTCGACGTCCTCATCGCCTCCGGGTACCCGCCCTCCGCGATGATCACCCTCATGGAGGGGTTTCTGCACGAGGAAATGAAGCAGCCCATCTACGAATACGGCATTTACATGGATCATCCGGAATCCGCCGAACGCGTCAGGGCCATGAGCGCAAAACTGAAAGCGCTGCATATAAATCTTCAGAGAAAATATCCCTTGCATCTGCTCAGAACTTCCATAGAAAAGTTCGGCAGTGAAGCAAGGCTGCTGGTGGATGGCGTTCCGGTCTGGAGCGGGTTTAACAGTGCGGAAACTCTCAGGGTGATGACGCAGGCGCAGAAAAGCCTCGATCGGGATTTTCAGATGGAACTCCCGCCCTATGAACTGCAGCTGGAGGGCAATGAGATTCTGCGTCTGCGAAACGGTATTCTGGCCCAGACGCCTCTGCCCCAGGGGATGCAGGACCTGAAAACCCTCAGAAAAAACCTGCTGGATGCCCTTGCCCGGGCTCAGGCCAAACATCCCATCGCAAAGTATTTCAGGTAAACCCGGCTACGCCTCTTTTTTGTCCTCGACCTGTACCTGTTCAAGGATAAACGGGACGACCTCTTCCAAACGCAGATTGAGAACGTGAGCAAATTCTTCGTGAAGCATTTTTTCGGCCTCTCTCAGAAACCGCCTGTCGGTAAGATGCAGTTCCTTCCCTTTTTCTTTCTGCGATTTTCGGCGCAGGTAGAGCGTTTTGATGAGCCGGATCAGTTCCTTCCGGTCTCCGGTCTCCAGAATTTTCTGGTATTCTCCTCTGCGCACCGCCTCGTCATCGATCCAGATTGAAGTTTCATCCGGCATGGTCCGGATCAGATCCTGAATTTCCTCCATGGACAGAACGGGCCGCAGGTTTGCCGTGGCCGTTTCATTGTTCACCGGGACAAAAATTGTGGATTTCTCATCGGAAAGAGGTTTCAAAACGTAGTATTCCAGAGTTTTGCCCCGCAAGTTCTTTTCTGAAACTTCCATGATCCTGCACAATCCCAACCCGCCGTACAACACGGTGTCGTTGACGCTATACATCATGCTCTTTCCTCCTTTTCTTTTTCCTGCAGATCGCCCCACCCTCACACCAGACACGTAATAAAAAACGTGCGCCTGCCGCAACTGGACTTACGTTCCACAAGGCAAACTGCACGTTGAGCTCGTTATTCTACAGGTATTACCGCTCTATTATAACAAAAAATATCTCCTGTTCAGAGACCCAAATTTTCTCCCAAATTTTCTCCAGCCTTATTTTCTCCCTGGGGCAGCATCTTCAGAAACTCGGCTTCGTCGATGATCCGGATCCCCAATTCTTCGGCCTTTTTCAGCTTGGATCCGGCGTTCGCCCCGGCGACAACCAGAGATGTTTTCGAGCTGACGCTGCCAGCGGCCTTTCCTCCCAGCTCCTTCACCCGCCGCTCCGCCTCCGCCCGGGAAACAGACGAAAGCTCGCCCGTGAACACCAGCGTCATTCCCGCAAATATCCCCTCCCGCGGGCCGGAGGAAGTTTTTCCCGTCCCCATGCTGACCCCGCTTTCCCGCAAACGTTCCAGAAGAGCCCGGTTCGCGGCATCGTGGAAGAAGGCCTCCACGGAGGAGGCAATCACGGGGCCAATGCCGTCCACCTGGGCCAGATCGTCTTCGGACACGCTCTGAAGGGACTCCATCGAGCCAAAGTGTTCCGCCAGAATATCCGCCACCCGATCCCCCAC includes:
- the fliS gene encoding flagellar export chaperone FliS, whose translation is MENKTQTAPFTYQATQISTATKEQLLLITYDIGIRSCRMAEAALETDGKAQNFDVANREILRAQDVIRELMVTLNTEKGGDMANGLMRLYDYMYQLLVDANIKKEPKNIVTVRTMLEDLKETWEQALMKLLKEYQTAHPEDEEVKTAVRDIPTPSVPSESRSAPAGGLNIAG
- a CDS encoding flagellar protein FlgN, whose product is MRDDVLTQVTNLLTRELGIYQTLRRMVGRELEAIILNGDMEELLAILQEKQEIISRLQLLSDTWADALPSMGLEELRGTDGFWETLSSLFSEEDSATFQSVLTETRNAAEDLMKAEKNVQEELEKHVQSLRTKMLQINHGRSACIGYAKMGGGKIEQGNGDSD
- a CDS encoding M48 family metalloprotease → MSRVTGIPIKIFSARSFSVFLILLLSLLSPLCARAANVDSTAEVISEDEGIEDPQLARERKIGRRTVRQIEARWELIADPARLAHLTMILNKLEPHMKRKIPYELRILRMDVPNAFCLPGGFIFFTSKMLDQLHSDAEIAAVMAHEMIHVDQSHGLKMAAKSNRLSLAALAAAVLSGGALAPVVIAQVAQVAMTSAYSIEFEKEADSMGLDVLIASGYPPSAMITLMEGFLHEEMKQPIYEYGIYMDHPESAERVRAMSAKLKALHINLQRKYPLHLLRTSIEKFGSEARLLVDGVPVWSGFNSAETLRVMTQAQKSLDRDFQMELPPYELQLEGNEILRLRNGILAQTPLPQGMQDLKTLRKNLLDALARAQAKHPIAKYFR